The following are encoded in a window of Gossypium raimondii isolate GPD5lz chromosome 13, ASM2569854v1, whole genome shotgun sequence genomic DNA:
- the LOC105767318 gene encoding 40S ribosomal protein S23, translating to MGKTRGMGAGRKLRTHRRRQRWADKAYKKSNLGNEWKKPFAGSSHAKGIVLEKIGIEAKQPNSAIRKCARVQLIKNGKKIAAFVPNDGCLNYIEENDEVLIAGFGRKGHAVGDIPGVRFKVVKVSGVSLLALFKEKKEKPRS from the exons ATGGG GAAGACACGTGGTATGGGAGCTGGACGCAAGTTGAGGACCCACAGGAGGAGGCAACGGTGGGCCGATAAGGCATACAAAAAATCCAACCTTGGAAATGAATGGAAGAAGCCATTTGCTGGTTCTTCCCATGCCAAAGGCATTGTCCTTGAGAAGAT AGGTATTGAAGCTAAGCAGCCGAACTCTGCTATTAGGAAGTGTGCTAGAGTTCAATTGATCAAGAATGGGAAGAAGATTGCGGCATTCGTCCCAAATGATGGTTGCTTAAACTACATTGAAGAGAAT GATGAGGTGTTGATTGCCGGATTTGGACGAAAGGGTCATGCTGTGGGTGATATTCCTGGTGTTAGGTTCAAGGTTGTGAAGGTCTCGGGTGTTTCACTGTTGGCACTCTTCaaagagaagaaagagaagCCTAGATCATAA